One Triplophysa rosa linkage group LG21, Trosa_1v2, whole genome shotgun sequence DNA segment encodes these proteins:
- the nucks1b gene encoding nuclear ubiquitous casein and cyclin-dependent kinase substrate 1b, translating into MARPSRNKRVVDYAQFQESDDADEDYGRESERPEKRSDDSRVKDHKKDLSDDDNDYGEDEEDDDDAGDSDFDAKEASRGRQATTKRKRPADDSDDDVKVVKKKGRQVRQAATKAASKQREILLGDGGSEDEEGKEEEEEDDSDAYTGEDSGSDEDFMMDDDDDDSDYGRPKRRISKVSRRSKDSKKSPKPKIRASATRGPKKKRGKRQTKGRRVVKKASPKEEDEDIESNKEEEEDEGHERKGSPAPKKTQDDDSGAEGEENNDNGEKEEKENEKEKEEKDDVSEEEAPSGED; encoded by the exons ATGGCAAGGCCTTCTAG GAATAAAAGGGTTGTTGACTACGCACAGTTCCAAGAGTCTGATGATGCAG ATGAGGACTACGGAAGAGAATCCGAGCGACCTGAGAAACGCAG TGACGATTCTCGAGTCAAGGACCACAAGA AAGACTTGAGTGACGATGACAATGACTATGGAGAGGAtgaggaagatgatgatgatgctggTGACAGTGATTTTGATGCTAAAGAGGCCAGCAGGGGGAGGCAGGCGACAACTAAACGGAAAAGGCCAGCAG ATGATAGTGATGATGACGTTAAGGTTGTGAAGAAGAAGGGCCGGCAGGTGCGTCAGGCCGCCACTAAAGCTGCATCCAAACAGAGGGAGATTCTTCTTGGTGATGGAGGAAGTGAGGATGAGGAGGggaaggaagaggaggaggaagatgacAGTGATGCTTACACCGGAG AGGACTCAGGCAGTGATGAGGACTTCATGATggatgatgacgatgatgacAGCGACTACGGGCGACCCAAACGGAGGATCTCAAAAGTGAGCAGGAGAAGCAAAGACTCAAAGAAGTCACCTAAACCCAAGATAAGGGCTTCAG CAACCCGAGGGCCTAAGAAGAAGAGAGGAAAACGGCAGACGAAGGGGCGGAGAGTTGTGAAGAAGGCATCACCTAAAGAAGAAGACGAAGATATCGAGAGCAACAAAGAGGAGGAAGAAGATGAGGGCCACGAGAGGAAAGGATCTCCTGCCCCCAAGAAGACGCAGGACGACGACAGTGGCGCTGAAGGGGAGGAAAACAATGACAACGGAGAAAAGGAAGAGAAGGAAAATGAGAAGGAAAAAGAGGAAAAGGACGATGTTTCTGAGGAAGAGGCTCCGTCAGGTGAAGATTGA
- the si:ch211-117c9.2 gene encoding solute carrier family 26 member 6, with amino-acid sequence MGVSEPSAAKFSVERIILDKTNLDEVAGWQSEIQGPSLKEKIRDSVRCSVGRVWIWILTWIPVLSWIPCYSIQENALGDLVSGVSVGIMHLPQGMAYALLASVPPVFGLYTSFYPVLVYFIFGTSRHISIGTFAVISIMIGSVSERLAPDDYFIINGTNGSVIVDTESRDELRVKVAAATTLLCGIFQILLGLIRFGFVVTYLSEPLVRGYTTGAATHVIISQLKYMFGLSPRRFTGPLQLLYTLLDLGSLLPQTHVPTLVVSLVSLTVLIIVKEINSCYSHRLPLPIPIELMVIISVTLVSHYIDLRDVNGVDVVGEIPNGLSPPTVPEMSLFSSIVGDAFAVAVVGYAINISLGKTFALKHGYKVDSNQELVALGLSNTIGGFFQCYSVTSSMSRSLVQESTGGKTQIASVISAIIVLITVLKLGPLFEELPKAVLSTIVFVNLKGMFMQCRDIPALWRRNRVDLLVWLVTFFCTILLNLDLGLVASISFSLLTVIFRTQCPRYSLLGRVPGTELYLETDSYKEAKEISGITIFRSSATIYYANAELYQEALLEKSEINVPKLRKLKRMKEEEEKKRQTKKEDKQSGILRELANKMMVSLKNVSDRRHGTDCERIINDNGIATVTHSNINWGFQSEQDSENAEKHSIILDFTAVSFIDTVTLNTLTNIFRDFAEVDVTVYLAGCQVCVAEQLERGGFFSGSVTKSQLFPSIHDAVLYCLSKSKRDLASSEFSQDMPCITRL; translated from the exons ATGGGTGTCTCTGAGCCTTCTGCAGCAAAATTCAGCGTGGAGAGGATAATTCTGGATAAAACTAACCTGGATGAAGTAGCTGGATGGCAGAGTGAAATACAAGGGCCCTCTTTAAAGGAGAAGATCCGTGACTCGGTAAG GTGCTCAGTGGGACGCGTTTGGATTTGGATTCTGACTTGGATTCCCGTTCTCTCCTGGATTCCCTGTTATTCCATTCAGGAAAATGCTCTCGGTGACCTGGTTTCGGGTGTCAGTGTGGGAATCATGCACCTGCCTCAGG GCATGGCGTATGCTCTTCTGGCCTCTGTTCCACCTGTCTTCGGTCTGTACACCTCCTTCTATCCCGTACTGGTTTACTTCATCTTTGGCACCTCTAGACACATCTCAATAG GAACCTTTGCTGTAATCAGCATCATGATCGGAAGCGTCTCAGAGCGACTGGCACCTGATGATTACTTCATTATCAATGGGACAAACGGATCAGTCATTGTGGATACAGAATCAAGAGATGAGCTACGGGTAAAAGTGGCCGCAGCTACGACATTACTGTGTGGCATCTTTCAG ATTTTGTTGGGTCTCATTCGGTTCGGGTTTGTGGTGACCTATCTCTCGGAGCCACTAGTTCGGGGCTACACGACAGGTGCAGCCACACATGTGATCATCTCTCAGCTTAAATACATGTTTGGACTGTCTCCTCGACGATTCACTGGACCCCTGCAGCTGCTTTAT ACTCTTTTGGACCTGGGCAGTTTATTGCCCCAGACTCATGTTCCTACTCTGGTGGTCAGTCTGGTGTCTCTCACAGTTCTGATCATTGTCAAAGAGATCAACTCCTGCTACAGTCACAGACTACCTCTCCCTATACCAATAGAGCTTATGGTG aTTATTTCAGTGACTCTTGTTTCACATTATATTGATCTCAGAGATGTTAATGGTGTTGATGTGGTAGGAGAGATTCCAAAtgg ACTGTCGCCGCCCACCGTCCCAGagatgtctttattttcctcgATTGTTGGGGACGCGTTTGCTGTAGCTGTGGTGGGATATGCCATTAACATTTCTCTGGGAAAGACTTTTGCTCTCAAACACGGATATAAAGTAGACAGCAAtcag GAATTGGTAGCATTGGGGCTCAGTAACACCATTGGTGGATTCTTTCAGTGTTACTCTGTCACCTCCTCCATGTCTCGCAGTCTTGTCCAGGAGAGCACTGGGGGGAAAACACAG ATCGCTAGTGTGATATCTGCTATTATTGTACTCATTACTGTTTTGAAGCTTGGCCCACTTTTTGAGGAGCTACCCAAA GCTGTGCTGTCCACCATAGTGTTTGTGAATCTGAAAGGAATGTTCATGCAGTGTCGTGATATTCCTGCCCTGTGGAGAAGAAACAGAGTGGATCTG CTGGTGTGGCTTGTGACGTTTTTCTGCACTATACTTTTGAATCTGGATCTGGGTCTTGTGGCGTCTATTAGCTTCAGTCTTCTCACTGTGATCTTCAGGACCCagtg TCCACGGTATTCTTTACTTGGTAGGGTGCCAGGCACAGAGCTCTACTTAGAGACAGACTCATATAAGGAG GCCAAAGAAATCTCAGGTATCACCATTTTCCGTTCCTCTGCTACGATCTACTATGCTAATGCTGAACTCTATCAAGAAGCCCTACTGGAGAAG AGTGAAATCAATGTTCCAAAGCTGCGCAAGCTGAAAAGGATgaaagaggaggaggagaaaaAGAGGCAAACGAAGAAAGAAGATAAACAA aGTGGCATCCTGAGAGAGTTAGCAAACAAAATGATGGTctctttgaagaatgtaagcgACCGTCGCCACGGAACTGACTGTGAACGCATTATCAATGACAACGGGATAGCAACAGTAACCCACAGTAACATAAACTGGGGCTTTCAGTCTGAGCAGGACTCtgaaaatgcagaaaaacactCCATCATCCTGGACTTCACTGCTGTCAGTTTTATCGACACTGTCACCCTGAACACACTGACAAAT ATATTTCGGGATTTTGCAGAAGTAGATGTCACTGTTTACCTTGCTGGATGTCAAG TGTGTGTAGCAGAGCAGTTGGAGCGAGGGGGATTTTTCTCAGGCTCGGTCACCAAAAGTCAACTTTTCCCATCCATCCACGATGCTGTGCTTTACTGTCTGTCAAAGTCTAAGAGAGATCTGGCCAGCTCTGAGTTTTCACAG GACATGCCCTGCATCACCCGGTTGTGA